The Rhodothermus marinus DSM 4252 DNA segment GGTTGCCGGGCCTGCGTCATGCTCAACGCCGACAAGTGCATTCTGGGGCTGGGTGCCTGTCGGCTGGCGCTCCAGCGCGAAGTGGCCATGCGGCTGTTTGCCGTGCCCGCCTGAACGATGACGACGCTGCGTGATCTCCGGCCGGGCGAGCGGGGCCGTGTGACGGGCTACGTCAGCGATCAGCTGCCGCCGCGCATCTTCGAAATGGGCCTGCTGCCCGGCACCGAAGTCGAGCTGGTCCGGCTGGCTCCCCTGGGTGATCCCATCGACCTGAAAGTCCGTGGCTTCCACCTCTCCATTCGCAAGCACGAAGCCGAGCTGATTCTGGTGGAGCGGTTATGAGCGGAAGCTGCCACGAACCGGCTGTTGCCGTCGAAGCACCCCGGGCGCCGGCCATTGCCCACCGCATCGCACTGGCCGGCAACCCGAATGTGGGCA contains these protein-coding regions:
- a CDS encoding FeoA family protein, translating into MRSDAAPLTCFQKGQYVQIEWLALDEEQAQRLRELGVREGCRACVMLNADKCILGLGACRLALQREVAMRLFAVPA
- a CDS encoding FeoA family protein yields the protein MTTLRDLRPGERGRVTGYVSDQLPPRIFEMGLLPGTEVELVRLAPLGDPIDLKVRGFHLSIRKHEAELILVERL